A stretch of DNA from Candidatus Woesearchaeota archaeon:
TTAAAGGATATTTCATCATAGTTGCTTTTCTAGCACGAGTATCAAAATAAGCTTTTTTATCAATAGCTTTGGAAGTTTTATAATCTAGTACGTGAACTTCATTACCATCAACAATTACTAAGTCAGCTTGTCCAGCTATTTTTAGCATTTTATCATTAGAAATTCTAGATAATAAAATCTCTGGATAAACTCCTTTTTTACCTAACTCTACTTTATTTGTATTAATGGGTGGAAAAGAACCTCCTAATCCTAATTGTTTTATTTCATTAGTATTTCCATTCCAATGTTCTGCTTCTTGTTCATTATGAAACTTAGTTCCTCTAACACATGACTCATCTCTTTTTAAAGCCCATTCAGCTAGTATTTCTTTTTTAGCATTCTTAAATGTTTCTTTATCTACATCTAAAATTTCTAAAATATTTTTTTGTATTCTCTTTGTTTTAAGTAAGGTTTTTTTAATCCCCTTAAAAGATTCTGGAGCAATCCTTTCAAAGGCTTTATAAGATGACCAAAAGTCTTCATCAAAGGTTGCAAATTTATGAATCAATGTAGTTGCTGAAACACAGTATTCACCAGAACTTTTTAGCCAGTATTTATGTAATTCATCATTATAAGATACATATTCATTTTCCTTATCAACTCGCATATTATTCTCCATTATTTATTTTATTATAGTTTAGTAAAGAGCTAATTAATTGTGCTGTACTTGCAATTTTTGTAATAGTTCCTTCTCTTGGGAACTTTCTCTGTCCAGTAGTTGTTACACATAAAAAACCAATATTATTATCAACTCCATATAAAGTATAGAACATTCCAGAACGAACATTATTAGGTTTCATAAATTGGTACATTGTAGGAAATTCATCTTTTATATCCTCTAAATCATTGAAATAAAAATATCCTTTTTCTTCTAGAGCCTCTAAAAAAGAAGCAATTATGGAAGTATTTACTTTTTGATATTTCTGTATTACTGGGAATGTTCGTTTTGAAATTACTTCCGATGTAGCTGTTGCATACAAAAAAGGAAGTCCTATTAAGTTTTGACTACCATTAGATAATTCAAATAACATAGCTCTATCGGCATTTACAGTAGATGCGAGTTCATCTAAGGAGTGTCTTATTTTTGGCATAATATCTCTTCTATATACAGCAGCCTTTGTGTGGGTTTTCTCCTTTTCTAACATCCTATCCTTTAAGTATTTTTCAATAGCCCTAGCAT
This window harbors:
- a CDS encoding PD-(D/E)XK nuclease family protein, producing the protein MRVDKENEYVSYNDELHKYWLKSSGEYCVSATTLIHKFATFDEDFWSSYKAFERIAPESFKGIKKTLLKTKRIQKNILEILDVDKETFKNAKKEILAEWALKRDESCVRGTKFHNEQEAEHWNGNTNEIKQLGLGGSFPPINTNKVELGKKGVYPEILLSRISNDKMLKIAGQADLVIVDGNEVHVLDYKTSKAIDKKAYFDTRARKATMMKYPLNNIEDSNFWHYTLQLSLYAWMIEKEYPEAIIKSLTIIHYDHDGKVTNYECEYRKKDVERMLAFYKNQLADKRFKESIKKITF